A genomic stretch from Halichoerus grypus chromosome 7, mHalGry1.hap1.1, whole genome shotgun sequence includes:
- the UCHL5 gene encoding ubiquitin carboxyl-terminal hydrolase isozyme L5 isoform X5 — protein sequence MNIVINNACATQAIVSVLLNCTHQDVHLGETLSEFKEFSQSFDAAMKGLALSNSDVIRQVHNSFARQQMFEFDAKTSAKEEDAFHFVSYVPVNGRLYELDGLREGPIDLGACNQDDWISAVRPVIEKRIQKYSEGEIRFNLMAIVSDRKMIYEQKIAELQRQLAEEEPMDTDQGNNMLSAIQSEVAKNQMLIEEEVQKLKRYKIENIRRKHNYLPFIMELLKTLAEHQQLIPLVEKAKEKQNAKKAQETK from the exons ATGAACATA GTAATTAACAATGCTTGTGCTACCCAAGCTATAGTAAGTGTGTTATTGAACTGTACCCATCAAGATGTCCATTTGGGAGAGACATTATCAGAGTTTAAGGAATTTTCACAAAGTTTTGATGCAGCT ATGAAAGGTTTGGCACTGAGCAATTCAGATGTGATTCGACAAGTACACAACAGTTTTGCCAG ACAGCAAATGTTTGAATTTGATGCAAAGACATCAGCAAAAGAAGAAGATGCTTTTCACTTTGTCAGTTATGTTCCTGTAAATGGAAGATTGTATGAATTAGATGGATTAAGAGAAGGACCGATTGATTTAG GTGCATGCAATCAAGATGACTGGATCAGCGCAGTGAGGCCAGTCATAgaaaaaaggatacaaaa gTACAGTGAAGGTGAAATTCGATTTAACTTAATGGCCATTGTGTCTGACAGAAAAATGATATATGAACAGAAGATAGCGGAGTTACAAAGACAACTTGCTGAG GAGGAACCCATGGATACAGACCAGGGTAATAATATGTTAAGTGCTATTCAGTCAGAGGTTGCCAAAAACCAGATGCTTATTGAAGAAGAAGTACAGAAACTAAAAAGATATaag atcGAAAATATCAGAAGGAAGCATAATTACCTGCCTTTCATTATGGAATTATTAAAGACTTTAGCAGAACACCAACAGTTAATACCACTAGTAGAAAAG gcaaaagaaaaacagaatgcaaAGAAAGCACAGGAAACCAAATGA